From the genome of Pseudoliparis swirei isolate HS2019 ecotype Mariana Trench chromosome 10, NWPU_hadal_v1, whole genome shotgun sequence, one region includes:
- the LOC130200866 gene encoding cilia- and flagella-associated protein 251-like, with protein sequence KGEKKEKEEKKEEEKKEKKEKEEEKEEKNEKEEKEEKKEEKEEEEEEEEEEKDEEEEEKEQEEEKEKEEEKEEKNEKEEKEEKKEKKEEEEEEEKEEEKKKEKKKGENKEKEGEEKKEEREEEEKKEEEKEEEKKKEKKEEEKKKKKKEEKKDKEEKKKEKKKGEKKEKEGEKEEKNEEEKKEKKEKEEKKEKKEEEEEEEEEEKEEEKDEEEEEEEKEQEEEEEEEERRRRRRRPPSGGALLLRREPDSV encoded by the exons aagggggagaagaaggagaaggaggagaagaaggaggaggagaagaaggagaagaaggagaaggaggaggagaaggaggagaagaatgagaaggaggagaaggaggagaagaaggaggagaaggaggaggaggaggaggaagaggaggaggagaaggatgaggaggaggaggagaaggagcaggaggaag agaaggagaaggaggaggagaaggaggagaagaatgagaaggaggagaaggaggagaagaaggagaagaaggaggaggaagaggaggaggagaaggaggaggagaagaagaaggaaaagaagaagggggagaataaggagaaggagggggaggagaagaaggaggagagggaggaggaggagaagaaggaggaggagaaggaggaggagaagaagaaggagaagaaggaggaggagaagaagaagaagaagaaggaggagaagaaggacaaggaggagaagaagaaggagaagaagaagggggagaagaaggagaaggagggggagaaggaggagaagaatgaggaggagaagaaggagaagaaggagaaggaggagaagaaggagaagaaggaggaggaggaggaggaagaggaggaggagaaggaggaggagaaggatgaggaggaggaggaggaggagaaggagcaggaggaagaggaggaggaggaggagaggaggaggaggaggaggagacccccATCAG gaggtgCGCTGCTTCTCCGCCGTGAACCCGACTCCGTGTGA